A window of Ptychodera flava strain L36383 chromosome 1, AS_Pfla_20210202, whole genome shotgun sequence contains these coding sequences:
- the LOC139131160 gene encoding patatin-like phospholipase domain-containing protein 4 isoform X2: protein MKMKSENYQAALYDLVDKISRQPLGALTEGFDMVEHLRQILHQILPDDAHQKANGKLFVCCTQLVPVDQYAPLTVHDVEQGTSSSRFSKGPKRFQVGKYCWELGEQLIFSNFGDKNELIEILLGCACVPWFEVCKPPSSNGKYLVDGSLSQKDNLPEEVQFPFPPGRLIRISPDPKNHNKMRDKIATGWMDTSGQRFDISPLNMFQVGKGLFGPPKGHLEAFYINGYEEAIRFLKFYHTYEDSQQGLPPRKRQYAAIHSVEDLAP, encoded by the exons AATTATCAAGCTGCTCTTTATGATCTTGTGGATAAAATATCCCGACAACCACTGGGTGCACTAACAGAAGGCTTTGACATGGTGGAACATCTGAGACAAATCCTCCATCAGATTCTGCCTGATGATGCTCATCAGAAAGCCAATGGTAAACTTTTTGTTTGTTGCACGCAACTAGTTCCTGTTGATCAATATGCTCCCCTCACAGTACATGATGTTGAACAAGGTACCAGCTCAAGTCGCTTTTCAAAAGGACCAAAGCGCTTTCAAGTGGGAAAGTACTGCTGGGAATTGGGTGAACAGCTTATATTTAGCAACTTTGGAGACAAAAATGAGCTTATTGAA ATTCTGCTTGGATGTGCATGTGTTCCATGGTTTGAAGTGTGCAAGCCACCATCCTCAAATGGCAAG TACCTGGTTGATGGAAGTCTTTCACAGAAAGATAACTTGCCAGAAGAAGTACAGTTTCCATTCCCTCCTGGAAGGCTCATTAGAATATCACCTGATCCTAAGAACCACAACAAAATGAGAGATAAAATTGCAACTGGTTGGATGGATACAAGTGGTCAAAGATTTGACATCAGCccattaaacatgtttcaagttggaAAAGGTCTGTTCGGTCCACCAAAAGGTCATCTTGAAGCATTCTACATTAATGGATATGAAGAGGCAATAcggtttttaaagttttatcatACTTATGAAGACAGCCAGCAAGGACTTCCTCCACGCAAAAGGCAGTATGCTGCTATACATTCAGTTGAAGATCTTGCACCATAA
- the LOC139131160 gene encoding patatin-like phospholipase domain-containing protein 4 isoform X3 encodes MESVDLSTGNWDEQNYQAALYDLVDKISRQPLGALTEGFDMVEHLRQILHQILPDDAHQKANGKLFVCCTQLVPVDQYAPLTVHDVEQGTSSSRFSKGPKRFQVGKYCWELGEQLIFSNFGDKNELIEYLVDGSLSQKDNLPEEVQFPFPPGRLIRISPDPKNHNKMRDKIATGWMDTSGQRFDISPLNMFQVGKGLFGPPKGHLEAFYINGYEEAIRFLKFYHTYEDSQQGLPPRKRQYAAIHSVEDLAP; translated from the exons AATTATCAAGCTGCTCTTTATGATCTTGTGGATAAAATATCCCGACAACCACTGGGTGCACTAACAGAAGGCTTTGACATGGTGGAACATCTGAGACAAATCCTCCATCAGATTCTGCCTGATGATGCTCATCAGAAAGCCAATGGTAAACTTTTTGTTTGTTGCACGCAACTAGTTCCTGTTGATCAATATGCTCCCCTCACAGTACATGATGTTGAACAAGGTACCAGCTCAAGTCGCTTTTCAAAAGGACCAAAGCGCTTTCAAGTGGGAAAGTACTGCTGGGAATTGGGTGAACAGCTTATATTTAGCAACTTTGGAGACAAAAATGAGCTTATTGAA TACCTGGTTGATGGAAGTCTTTCACAGAAAGATAACTTGCCAGAAGAAGTACAGTTTCCATTCCCTCCTGGAAGGCTCATTAGAATATCACCTGATCCTAAGAACCACAACAAAATGAGAGATAAAATTGCAACTGGTTGGATGGATACAAGTGGTCAAAGATTTGACATCAGCccattaaacatgtttcaagttggaAAAGGTCTGTTCGGTCCACCAAAAGGTCATCTTGAAGCATTCTACATTAATGGATATGAAGAGGCAATAcggtttttaaagttttatcatACTTATGAAGACAGCCAGCAAGGACTTCCTCCACGCAAAAGGCAGTATGCTGCTATACATTCAGTTGAAGATCTTGCACCATAA
- the LOC139131160 gene encoding patatin-like phospholipase domain-containing protein 4 isoform X1, with translation MESVDLSTGNWDEQNYQAALYDLVDKISRQPLGALTEGFDMVEHLRQILHQILPDDAHQKANGKLFVCCTQLVPVDQYAPLTVHDVEQGTSSSRFSKGPKRFQVGKYCWELGEQLIFSNFGDKNELIEILLGCACVPWFEVCKPPSSNGKYLVDGSLSQKDNLPEEVQFPFPPGRLIRISPDPKNHNKMRDKIATGWMDTSGQRFDISPLNMFQVGKGLFGPPKGHLEAFYINGYEEAIRFLKFYHTYEDSQQGLPPRKRQYAAIHSVEDLAP, from the exons AATTATCAAGCTGCTCTTTATGATCTTGTGGATAAAATATCCCGACAACCACTGGGTGCACTAACAGAAGGCTTTGACATGGTGGAACATCTGAGACAAATCCTCCATCAGATTCTGCCTGATGATGCTCATCAGAAAGCCAATGGTAAACTTTTTGTTTGTTGCACGCAACTAGTTCCTGTTGATCAATATGCTCCCCTCACAGTACATGATGTTGAACAAGGTACCAGCTCAAGTCGCTTTTCAAAAGGACCAAAGCGCTTTCAAGTGGGAAAGTACTGCTGGGAATTGGGTGAACAGCTTATATTTAGCAACTTTGGAGACAAAAATGAGCTTATTGAA ATTCTGCTTGGATGTGCATGTGTTCCATGGTTTGAAGTGTGCAAGCCACCATCCTCAAATGGCAAG TACCTGGTTGATGGAAGTCTTTCACAGAAAGATAACTTGCCAGAAGAAGTACAGTTTCCATTCCCTCCTGGAAGGCTCATTAGAATATCACCTGATCCTAAGAACCACAACAAAATGAGAGATAAAATTGCAACTGGTTGGATGGATACAAGTGGTCAAAGATTTGACATCAGCccattaaacatgtttcaagttggaAAAGGTCTGTTCGGTCCACCAAAAGGTCATCTTGAAGCATTCTACATTAATGGATATGAAGAGGCAATAcggtttttaaagttttatcatACTTATGAAGACAGCCAGCAAGGACTTCCTCCACGCAAAAGGCAGTATGCTGCTATACATTCAGTTGAAGATCTTGCACCATAA
- the LOC139131160 gene encoding patatin-like phospholipase domain-containing protein 2 isoform X4, which translates to MVEHLRQILHQILPDDAHQKANGKLFVCCTQLVPVDQYAPLTVHDVEQGTSSSRFSKGPKRFQVGKYCWELGEQLIFSNFGDKNELIEILLGCACVPWFEVCKPPSSNGKYLVDGSLSQKDNLPEEVQFPFPPGRLIRISPDPKNHNKMRDKIATGWMDTSGQRFDISPLNMFQVGKGLFGPPKGHLEAFYINGYEEAIRFLKFYHTYEDSQQGLPPRKRQYAAIHSVEDLAP; encoded by the exons ATGGTGGAACATCTGAGACAAATCCTCCATCAGATTCTGCCTGATGATGCTCATCAGAAAGCCAATGGTAAACTTTTTGTTTGTTGCACGCAACTAGTTCCTGTTGATCAATATGCTCCCCTCACAGTACATGATGTTGAACAAGGTACCAGCTCAAGTCGCTTTTCAAAAGGACCAAAGCGCTTTCAAGTGGGAAAGTACTGCTGGGAATTGGGTGAACAGCTTATATTTAGCAACTTTGGAGACAAAAATGAGCTTATTGAA ATTCTGCTTGGATGTGCATGTGTTCCATGGTTTGAAGTGTGCAAGCCACCATCCTCAAATGGCAAG TACCTGGTTGATGGAAGTCTTTCACAGAAAGATAACTTGCCAGAAGAAGTACAGTTTCCATTCCCTCCTGGAAGGCTCATTAGAATATCACCTGATCCTAAGAACCACAACAAAATGAGAGATAAAATTGCAACTGGTTGGATGGATACAAGTGGTCAAAGATTTGACATCAGCccattaaacatgtttcaagttggaAAAGGTCTGTTCGGTCCACCAAAAGGTCATCTTGAAGCATTCTACATTAATGGATATGAAGAGGCAATAcggtttttaaagttttatcatACTTATGAAGACAGCCAGCAAGGACTTCCTCCACGCAAAAGGCAGTATGCTGCTATACATTCAGTTGAAGATCTTGCACCATAA